The following are from one region of the Natrinema sp. HArc-T2 genome:
- a CDS encoding methionine adenosyltransferase codes for MADSSVTVQHLERPPISSRPTEFVERKGLGHPDTLCDGIAEAISRQLSRHYLDEFGRILHHNTDSVQLVAGTTDPDFGGGEIVDPITVILGGQATKTVDGQRVPVDDLAVDAAREYVDATIEELPTDAIEFESRLGETSADLKALFDEQSVPRANDTSIGVGYAPLSETERIVRELEAAIREGVPAVGEDIKVLGWRTDADLRLTVAAAVISRYVATVEEYVDVVAQVEDLATRYASDRTERDVHVDVNAADDIDAGTVYLTETGLSAEMGDDGNVGRGNRVNGLITPHRSMSLEATAGKNPVSHVGKLYNIVATNAAERIHRELDAEYTGVKLLSQIGTPVTDPQAIDVETTVHDDEAIRRLVAAELEGVDTLSRDIVAGDVQLF; via the coding sequence ATGGCCGACTCCTCGGTTACCGTTCAGCACCTCGAGCGGCCCCCCATCTCGTCACGACCGACGGAGTTCGTCGAACGGAAAGGACTGGGCCATCCTGACACGCTCTGTGACGGGATCGCCGAAGCGATTTCACGGCAACTCTCACGGCACTACCTCGACGAGTTCGGTCGGATTCTCCATCACAACACCGACAGCGTACAGCTCGTCGCCGGAACGACCGACCCCGATTTTGGCGGCGGTGAAATCGTCGACCCGATCACCGTCATTCTCGGCGGACAGGCGACCAAAACCGTCGATGGACAACGGGTGCCGGTCGACGACCTCGCAGTCGACGCCGCACGGGAGTACGTCGACGCAACCATCGAGGAGCTGCCGACTGACGCGATCGAATTCGAGTCGCGTCTCGGCGAGACGTCCGCCGATTTGAAGGCGCTGTTCGACGAGCAGAGTGTGCCTCGAGCAAACGACACCAGTATCGGCGTCGGCTACGCGCCGCTGTCCGAAACGGAGCGTATCGTCCGCGAGCTCGAGGCGGCGATCCGCGAGGGCGTTCCGGCGGTCGGCGAGGACATCAAGGTGCTGGGCTGGCGCACGGACGCCGACCTGCGGCTCACCGTCGCTGCTGCCGTCATCTCCCGGTACGTCGCAACCGTCGAGGAGTACGTCGACGTCGTCGCACAGGTCGAGGATCTGGCCACCCGCTACGCAAGCGACCGCACCGAGCGCGATGTCCACGTCGATGTCAACGCCGCCGACGACATCGACGCGGGGACCGTCTATCTCACCGAAACCGGCCTCTCCGCCGAGATGGGAGACGACGGAAACGTCGGGCGTGGCAACCGTGTCAACGGGCTCATTACGCCCCACCGGTCGATGAGCCTCGAGGCAACAGCCGGCAAGAACCCGGTCAGCCACGTCGGTAAGCTCTACAACATCGTCGCGACGAACGCCGCAGAACGGATCCATCGAGAACTCGACGCCGAGTACACCGGGGTAAAACTCCTCTCTCAGATCGGCACACCGGTGACGGACCCCCAGGCCATCGACGTCGAGACGACAGTCCATGACGACGAGGCGATCCGACGGCTCGTCGCTGCTGAACTCGAGGGTGTCGACACACTGTCTCGTGACATCGTAGCCGGCGACGTGCAACTGTTTTAG
- a CDS encoding FAD-binding oxidoreductase — MAVTTTPVDDGAIDGFGEGLHGELLRPEDPNYDETRAIWNGMIDRRPALIARAMGVSDVIAAVNFAREQDMVLAIRGAGHNIAGNAVCDDGLMLDLSAMRSVRVDPEEQTARVEPGATLADFDHEAQAFGLATPLGINSTTGVAGLTLGGGFGWLTRRYGMTVDNLRSVDIVTADGELRHASEDKNPDLFWGVRGGGGNFGVVTSFEFDLHEVGPEVLTGMVVYHGADAPDVLRHVRDFNETAPDESTVWMVLRKAPPLPFLPEDVHGEDVLVVVPFYAGDMAAGEDVLAPIREYGDPIADVVGPHQYAEFQQAFDPLLEEGARNYWKSHNFSTVSDDAIDTVVEYARDLPTPLSEIFFGQLGGAMGRVPADATAFPHRDAEYGMNVHTRWEDPAMDDKCIAWSREFFDAMASYATGGVYMNFISEDEGEEDLAYGTNQQRLAEVKATYDPDNLFRMNQNVEPAQ, encoded by the coding sequence ATGGCAGTTACTACCACACCCGTAGACGACGGTGCAATAGACGGATTCGGCGAGGGGCTTCACGGCGAATTGCTCCGCCCCGAGGATCCGAACTACGACGAGACGCGAGCGATCTGGAACGGCATGATCGACCGGCGACCGGCACTTATCGCTCGAGCGATGGGTGTCTCGGACGTGATCGCGGCGGTGAACTTCGCCCGCGAGCAGGACATGGTACTCGCGATCCGCGGTGCCGGACACAACATCGCGGGGAACGCGGTCTGTGACGACGGTCTGATGCTCGACCTCTCGGCGATGCGATCGGTTCGCGTAGACCCGGAGGAACAAACGGCTCGAGTCGAACCGGGTGCGACCCTCGCCGACTTCGACCACGAAGCACAGGCGTTCGGGCTGGCGACGCCACTGGGAATCAACTCGACGACCGGCGTCGCGGGACTGACGCTCGGCGGCGGGTTCGGGTGGCTGACTCGCAGGTACGGAATGACAGTGGATAACCTGCGATCGGTCGATATCGTCACCGCGGACGGCGAACTGCGGCACGCGAGCGAAGACAAAAATCCGGATCTCTTCTGGGGGGTCCGCGGCGGCGGTGGCAACTTCGGCGTCGTCACGTCGTTCGAGTTCGACCTCCACGAGGTCGGACCGGAGGTACTCACCGGGATGGTCGTCTACCACGGTGCGGACGCACCAGATGTCCTCCGACATGTGCGGGACTTCAACGAAACGGCACCGGACGAGTCGACCGTCTGGATGGTCCTGCGCAAGGCACCACCGCTCCCGTTCCTCCCGGAGGACGTTCACGGCGAGGACGTTCTCGTCGTCGTTCCGTTCTACGCCGGTGACATGGCAGCGGGTGAGGACGTGCTCGCTCCGATTCGTGAGTACGGCGATCCGATCGCCGATGTCGTCGGTCCACACCAGTACGCCGAGTTCCAGCAAGCGTTCGATCCACTGCTCGAGGAGGGTGCCCGGAACTACTGGAAGTCACACAACTTCAGTACGGTCTCGGACGACGCCATCGATACAGTGGTCGAATACGCACGAGACCTCCCCACCCCGCTGTCCGAAATCTTCTTCGGACAGCTCGGCGGCGCGATGGGACGGGTCCCAGCGGACGCGACGGCGTTTCCCCACCGGGACGCCGAATACGGGATGAACGTCCACACGCGCTGGGAGGACCCTGCGATGGATGACAAGTGCATCGCCTGGTCCCGGGAGTTCTTCGACGCGATGGCCTCGTATGCGACTGGCGGCGTCTACATGAACTTCATCAGCGAGGACGAGGGCGAGGAGGACCTCGCCTACGGGACGAACCAGCAACGGCTGGCCGAGGTCAAGGCCACGTACGATCCGGACAACCTGTTCCGGATGAACCAGAACGTCGAACCGGCCCAATAA
- a CDS encoding MTH1187 family thiamine-binding protein encodes MTAIGDLNVTPVREGSLSEEVAKAIDALESFDVAYETNPMGTIIEADDASELFDAAAAAHAAVDEARVITTLKVDDKRTVEQRASDKVDAVERQLGRDAKRRD; translated from the coding sequence ATGACCGCGATCGGCGACCTCAACGTCACCCCCGTTCGGGAGGGCAGTCTGTCCGAAGAGGTCGCGAAGGCAATCGACGCGCTCGAGTCGTTCGATGTCGCCTACGAGACCAATCCGATGGGGACGATCATCGAAGCCGACGACGCGAGCGAGTTGTTCGACGCCGCAGCGGCAGCACACGCGGCCGTCGACGAAGCCCGAGTGATCACGACGTTGAAAGTCGACGACAAACGAACGGTCGAGCAACGCGCCAGCGACAAGGTCGACGCCGTCGAACGACAGCTGGGACGGGACGCCAAGCGACGCGACTGA
- a CDS encoding helix-turn-helix domain-containing protein translates to MSFIAEYTLSNPILLETRQAAPGVTVEVEDEQPALKSDSRLTLWARGQESELDRFFRVLPHDPTITDFEMLATLTDRRLFRISLSSTGERGLTYTDAIELGITFLEIKAAGTTMEYRAQIPNREALSSYREHCDEADLSFTLHRLYRTDAEASAKYDLTARQRDVLSRALERGYFEVPRETSAEELAEEFEISSQALSALIRRGQKALVRSTIANDIGT, encoded by the coding sequence ATGAGCTTCATTGCCGAGTATACGCTCTCGAATCCGATCCTGCTGGAGACCCGGCAAGCGGCTCCCGGGGTCACCGTCGAAGTCGAAGACGAGCAGCCGGCGCTGAAAAGCGACTCGCGGCTGACTCTCTGGGCACGTGGCCAGGAGAGCGAGCTCGATCGGTTCTTCCGAGTCCTTCCACACGACCCGACCATTACCGATTTCGAGATGCTCGCGACGCTGACCGATCGACGGCTCTTTCGGATCTCGCTCTCGTCGACGGGCGAGCGTGGCCTGACGTATACCGATGCGATCGAGCTCGGGATCACGTTTCTCGAGATCAAAGCGGCGGGGACGACGATGGAATACCGCGCACAGATCCCAAACCGCGAGGCGCTCTCGAGCTATCGTGAGCACTGTGACGAGGCCGACCTCTCGTTTACGCTGCATCGCCTCTATCGAACCGATGCGGAAGCGTCGGCCAAATACGATCTCACCGCTCGCCAGCGTGATGTGTTATCTCGCGCGCTGGAACGTGGCTACTTCGAGGTGCCGCGTGAGACGTCGGCAGAAGAGTTGGCCGAGGAGTTCGAAATCTCGAGCCAAGCGCTCTCGGCGCTCATTCGGCGCGGGCAGAAGGCGCTCGTCCGGAGCACGATCGCGAACGACATCGGTACTTAA
- a CDS encoding proteasome subunit beta, with product MTERRLRTSRSRDDPLTDGGFEGAGTLVGLATRDGVLLAADTRTSQDTVVRSERVRKLAQVHPTAAMGSSDDLGAVQSFVRTVRLEADRYETERGEPMTLSALAATAAEELRSESATGTFVLGGVDDDGSHLFELSRDGGLFEDESVVVGSGREIAAGVLEADATAALTMAAGRRLAGRALASSAERDTQTGVEVHVAEITNAGVETTDYEAVADLL from the coding sequence GTGACGGAACGCCGACTGCGAACCAGTCGATCACGGGACGACCCCCTGACTGACGGCGGCTTCGAGGGGGCCGGGACGCTCGTTGGGCTCGCGACGCGAGACGGCGTCCTTCTGGCAGCCGACACGCGCACGAGCCAGGACACCGTCGTCCGCAGCGAGCGCGTCCGAAAACTCGCGCAGGTCCACCCGACCGCCGCGATGGGATCGTCTGACGACCTCGGCGCCGTACAGTCGTTCGTCCGAACGGTTCGGCTCGAGGCCGACCGCTACGAGACCGAACGTGGCGAGCCGATGACGCTGTCGGCGCTTGCCGCGACTGCGGCCGAGGAACTCCGGTCGGAGTCCGCAACGGGGACGTTCGTCCTCGGTGGTGTCGACGACGACGGCTCACACCTCTTTGAACTGTCTCGAGATGGCGGCCTCTTCGAGGACGAGTCCGTCGTCGTCGGAAGCGGGCGGGAAATCGCCGCTGGCGTCCTCGAAGCCGACGCGACGGCAGCGCTCACGATGGCCGCGGGGCGACGGCTCGCCGGTCGTGCCCTCGCGAGCAGTGCCGAGCGTGACACACAGACCGGCGTCGAGGTGCACGTCGCCGAGATCACGAACGCCGGCGTCGAGACGACCGACTACGAGGCGGTCGCCGATCTCTTGTAA
- a CDS encoding FAD-binding oxidoreductase: MGTVNKSAGDEAIAALPDEAVRSFIDRFHGDLLRPSDDEYDDAREVWNGMIDKYPALVARCVDVDDVATAVDFARNHDLPLAVRGGGHNAAGTAVCDGGLVVDLTEMNGVRVDPEAKTVRVDGGATLGDVDLETQRFGLATALGVVSETGVAGLTLNGGYGHLSRKYGLALDNLISVDVVTADGKLRHASADENEDLFWAIRGGGGNFGVVTALEYALHEVGPDVYALFVWFHGDDTAVAMDAFREWTETAPRDASALAFTAHVPDIAEFPEESWGEPAIAFLGSYLGDPDDAEDVFDSFRERATPITDLSGVMAYADLQSMLDEDYPDGLRYYWKSIFLEELTDDVIDLMTRYNESAPSALSTIDVWHLGDAVADVPQDATAFWHRDKPYMLNFEANWEDADDDDANVGWVREGFAEAQTLSIASGRYGNFPGLNEDPAKLLYGENYDRLVDVKTKYDPDNLFRSNTNVPPRPTGA; the protein is encoded by the coding sequence ATGGGAACAGTGAACAAATCAGCAGGCGATGAGGCGATCGCAGCACTCCCGGACGAGGCCGTCCGGTCCTTCATCGACCGGTTCCACGGGGACCTCCTGCGTCCGTCAGACGACGAGTACGACGACGCTCGCGAGGTCTGGAACGGGATGATCGACAAATACCCGGCGCTCGTCGCGCGCTGTGTGGACGTCGACGACGTCGCCACAGCCGTCGACTTCGCCCGAAACCACGACCTGCCCCTCGCGGTCCGGGGTGGTGGGCACAACGCGGCCGGGACGGCTGTCTGCGATGGCGGGCTCGTCGTCGATCTGACGGAAATGAACGGTGTCCGTGTCGACCCCGAGGCGAAGACTGTCCGTGTCGACGGCGGGGCGACGCTGGGCGACGTCGACCTCGAGACACAACGCTTCGGCCTCGCGACGGCTCTCGGTGTGGTGTCAGAGACCGGCGTCGCCGGGTTGACGCTCAACGGCGGCTACGGACACCTGAGTCGCAAGTACGGACTGGCACTTGACAATCTGATCAGCGTCGACGTCGTGACGGCCGATGGCAAACTGCGCCACGCCAGCGCTGACGAGAACGAGGACCTGTTCTGGGCGATCCGCGGCGGCGGTGGTAACTTCGGCGTCGTCACCGCTCTCGAGTACGCGCTCCACGAGGTCGGCCCCGACGTGTACGCACTCTTCGTCTGGTTCCACGGCGACGACACCGCCGTCGCTATGGATGCCTTCCGCGAGTGGACCGAGACCGCACCGCGGGACGCGAGCGCCCTCGCGTTTACTGCCCACGTTCCCGACATAGCGGAGTTCCCCGAGGAATCGTGGGGCGAGCCGGCGATCGCGTTCCTCGGCTCGTACCTGGGAGACCCCGACGACGCCGAGGACGTCTTCGATTCGTTCCGGGAGCGTGCGACGCCGATCACCGACCTGAGCGGAGTGATGGCCTACGCCGACCTGCAGTCGATGCTCGACGAGGACTACCCGGACGGGCTGCGCTACTACTGGAAGTCGATCTTCCTCGAGGAACTCACTGACGACGTGATCGACCTCATGACTCGATACAACGAATCGGCGCCGTCGGCGCTCTCGACGATTGACGTCTGGCATCTCGGCGACGCGGTTGCTGACGTTCCCCAGGATGCGACCGCGTTCTGGCACCGCGACAAGCCGTACATGCTCAACTTCGAGGCGAACTGGGAGGACGCCGACGACGATGACGCAAACGTGGGGTGGGTTCGCGAGGGTTTTGCCGAGGCACAGACCCTTTCGATCGCTTCGGGCCGCTACGGTAACTTCCCGGGGCTGAACGAAGACCCCGCGAAACTGCTCTACGGCGAGAACTACGACCGGCTGGTCGACGTCAAGACGAAATACGACCCCGATAACCTATTCCGGTCGAACACGAACGTCCCGCCGCGCCCGACCGGTGCCTGA
- a CDS encoding ZIP family metal transporter: MVAVSADFYWIAGFAIVAALVNSAGIVAIFRYREWAERYLTYFMCFAAGVLLSTPLLLALPNAIANNPNAGFSALAGFLFMFFSNKLITYRTKQESLAFGVTAAEGIGIHSLVDGVVYTVTFSVSLLTGILAGTGLVVHEFAEGVITYLVLLKGNVTERTAAMYAFFIATLTTPIGAFVAYPLVTRLGQRHLGLLLGFVSGVLLYVSASHLLPEASAHEQKHSTVTLMAGVGLALFIVFSRTI, from the coding sequence ATGGTAGCGGTCTCGGCGGATTTTTACTGGATCGCGGGGTTCGCCATCGTCGCAGCGCTCGTCAACAGCGCGGGGATCGTCGCCATCTTCCGCTATCGGGAGTGGGCGGAACGATATCTCACCTATTTCATGTGTTTTGCCGCAGGGGTCCTCCTTTCGACGCCGCTGTTGCTCGCGCTGCCGAACGCGATCGCGAACAACCCGAACGCGGGGTTCAGTGCCCTGGCCGGGTTCCTGTTCATGTTTTTCTCCAACAAACTGATCACGTATCGCACCAAGCAAGAGAGCCTCGCGTTCGGGGTGACGGCGGCGGAAGGTATCGGGATCCACTCGCTGGTCGACGGCGTCGTGTACACCGTCACGTTCAGCGTGTCCCTCCTGACCGGGATTCTGGCGGGCACCGGGTTAGTCGTCCACGAGTTCGCCGAAGGGGTCATCACGTATCTCGTCTTGCTGAAGGGGAACGTGACGGAACGAACGGCGGCGATGTACGCGTTTTTCATCGCCACGCTGACGACACCGATCGGCGCGTTCGTCGCGTATCCGCTGGTCACCAGACTGGGCCAGCGCCACCTGGGACTGCTGCTCGGGTTCGTCTCGGGTGTGCTGCTCTATGTCTCCGCATCTCACCTGCTCCCCGAAGCGAGCGCACACGAGCAGAAACACTCGACTGTCACCCTCATGGCCGGCGTCGGGTTGGCGCTGTTTATCGTGTTCTCGCGGACGATATGA
- a CDS encoding class I SAM-dependent methyltransferase, with amino-acid sequence MPKTAPFEAHTDRYEDWFEAHDDAYRSELNALRQLIPEFGRGIEIGVGSARFAAPLELDVGIDPAGAMLEHAQARGIDVVRGVAESLPFRDESFDTALIVTTICFVDDIPQTLAEADRILTPSGSLVIGYIDKDSPVGRKYQEKKAQNPFYRDATFVSTDELVGALETAGFTDFEFVQTIYHWLEEIDGPEPIEDGYGDGSFVGIKATR; translated from the coding sequence ATGCCGAAAACGGCCCCGTTCGAGGCACACACCGACCGGTACGAAGACTGGTTCGAGGCTCACGATGACGCCTACCGATCCGAACTGAACGCACTGCGACAACTCATCCCGGAATTCGGGCGCGGGATCGAAATCGGCGTCGGCAGCGCACGCTTTGCCGCCCCTCTCGAGTTAGACGTCGGCATCGATCCGGCCGGGGCGATGCTCGAGCACGCCCAAGCACGGGGCATCGATGTGGTCAGAGGGGTCGCTGAATCGCTCCCCTTCCGAGACGAGAGCTTCGACACCGCGTTGATCGTGACGACGATCTGTTTCGTCGACGACATCCCGCAAACGCTCGCGGAAGCCGACCGCATCCTCACACCGTCGGGCAGTCTCGTGATTGGCTACATCGACAAGGACAGTCCCGTCGGTCGCAAATACCAGGAGAAAAAAGCACAGAATCCGTTCTATCGTGACGCGACGTTCGTCTCGACGGATGAACTCGTCGGCGCACTCGAGACGGCTGGCTTTACCGACTTCGAGTTCGTCCAGACGATCTATCACTGGCTCGAGGAGATCGACGGTCCCGAGCCGATCGAGGACGGGTACGGCGACGGCTCGTTCGTCGGGATCAAGGCGACGCGGTAG